One Ailuropoda melanoleuca isolate Jingjing unplaced genomic scaffold, ASM200744v2 unplaced-scaffold4692, whole genome shotgun sequence DNA window includes the following coding sequences:
- the LOC100464345 gene encoding keratin, type II cytoskeletal 59 kDa, component IV, which produces AEQRGELALKDAKNKLAGLEDARQKAKQDMALLLKEYQELMNVKLALDVEIATYRKLLEGEECRLSGEGVGQVNISVVQSTVSGGYGSAGGYGSASGMGGGSGLGGGSGYSYGSGHSLGGGFSSSSGRGMGGGFSSSGGSSSTIKYTTTSSSSRKSYKH; this is translated from the exons GCTGAGCAGCGTGGGGAGCTGGCCCTCAAGGATGCCAAGAACAAGCTGGCTGGGTTGGAGGATGCCCGGCAGAAGGCCAAGCAGGACATGGCCCTGCTGCTGAAGGAATACCAGGAACTGATGAATGTCAAGCTGGCCCTGGATGTGGAGATCGCCACCTACAGGAAGCTGCTGGAGGGCGAGGAGTGCAG GCTGAGTGGGGAAGGCGTCGGACAAGTCAACATCT cTGTGGTGCAGTCCACCGTGTCTGGCGGCTATGGCAGCGCTGGTGGCTATGGCAGTGCCAGCGGCATGGGCGGTGGCTCAGGCCTGGGTGGAGGCAGCGGCTACTCCTATGGCAGCGGCCACAGCCTTGGAGGTGGCTTCAGTTCCAGCAGTGGCAGAGGCATGGGGGGTGGCTTCAGCTCCTCTGGAGGCAGCAGTTCCACCATCAAATACACCACCACGTCCTCCTCCAGCAGGAAGAGCTACAAG